AGATTgtggctccgcccatttattgGTTTGTGTTTtaacgaaattcaaatttcagagctAAAATAACTGAGAATTAGTGAAAtcaaaaaccaagaaatgggcggagtctattttgggaattttgttCCCGGAGATGCGGATTCccgaaatcttttttttttttttggaattctggaatttttgtggTCAAAGTTTGAAATGTAGGGCTAATACCGAAAAATTCAGTAAATCCGCAAGCCATTATATGGGCGGGGCCTACTAGGTTCTGCGGATTCTGGTTACTGGAGATACGGATCCTCGGAAAAACCAGGGgttttcctggaatttttgagatgaaaTTTTACGGTAtcatatatttttgtgaaaccgcaagccaagaagtgggcggagccaatTTATGGGGATTTTCGTTCCCGGAGACGCAGATTCccgagaaaaattaattttagtaGAATTTAGGTCGAAAATTAGGTTTTGATAGCCAATTTAATaggatttttcttcttttttttccaaattttcacgctaaatttgcattttacgtgtagaattgccgaaaaaattcaatttttgcgggtttttgagctaaaattgtCGGATTTTTGCTTAAAACCACAGATTTTTATCACCTTCATAGCCATATCACAAAGATTAAGTGTGAATGCGATAGCGACAACACGATCGGCTCCCTTATGCTGATTAGTCGTCTCAACTCTCATCCGCATCCGCATCCGTTCGGCGTCAGTCAACTCTTTTCTCATTGCAACGAGCGGACGGCGATGAGCTTCAAGTGCTTCTGTACTTCCATGAACTTTTAGAGCTTTATGATAAACTTCTGTAAGTGTATACAGTTGATGATTGCTTTTTCCGTGATGTGTCAAGCTGAGCACGGGTTTGGAGTGGCTTGGGAGGTCTTCTAGGTCGGATTCTctgtaaaaatattgattttaggggaattttttcagtcaattttcagtcaattttcttattttatagCATTTAAGCTTACTTTAAGCCAAACTCTGCCATTGCACTgagtttatcgattttatcatTCTCGTAAGAACGAGATTTCTTCGAAAGCTGTGCTactttgaacaatttttttaattttcgcttCGAAATATGCATATCATCGTCTGTGGGTTGATTGGAGGATAGACAGCGGACCATTGAAACCATCAGTATTGGATTCTTTCGgcggaaaactgaaaaaaaaaactgatttagaaatttatttttttgcaaaatatcttTTAACCTGTATTTACATTCGATATTACTAGCGACATGGGTATcatttttgatctgaaaattttgaattttaatttttaatctcaaaaaacaaaaagtaataCGGGCGATTTACTCAGCAGTAAAcaaagtaaataaataaaaaattgttggttttCCGGGAAATGCAACTGCGCTCCATTGCTACGCGCGAGAGAGTGGAGACGGCAGAGACAATGgagttttttgcagaattttaattattttaagcttaaattcataaattcagctgttttttcttaaatttttatttcaaaataagaggagtaatataaaaaaaagcaatatttCACAACTGACCGCCCGTGTTCCGCTGTTGATAAGTGTCCGTTGATAAGAATCCGATTAGAAATCTAGAGATTGACACgcttaccgtattttttggccatttttgaatgttttgcgCTGATTTTAGCATTTATTAATGCGATTTGTTAtgtttttctgttcaaaaaaatgattttcctcTTGAAAATTGGCGTTTTGTCgcaaaaaatggggaaaaaagcTCCCATAGTCCTTCGTAAAGAACAATAGGCTTCCTTATGTGTCATTCACTGTCCGTTCTAGTCAATATTacgaaaaaatggcaaaatttgagaaaaagctaaaaaaaaaacccccaaaaaactgcctttttcatcaaaaatttgcagaattttctcacttttggctagaattcttgaattttctccatttttgctatttcttctcgtttttcacatttaaatcgccaattttaaatcttaactgagaaaaaaattggtaaaaacggtgaaaactgaaatatttttggtttttgaaccATAGGTGTCaaatttcaggtaaaaatccgaaaaatgctcaaaaattaccattaaaccccccccccccccccccccccaataagccccgcccacataatggcttcaatttttttttgaatttttcaccaactttttagctaaaaatttagtggaaaaaacctgaaaaaaaaaacctcaaaatttacaattttcattaaaaatttcatgtttccggtgataaaaattttcacaataattttcaaacccCGCCCATATAATgcctttaattttaatttttttttttgaatttttcaccaacTTTTTAGCTAGAAATTCACTGGCAAAACCCTTAAAAAAACCCTCAAAATTTaccattttcattaaaaatttcatgtttccggtgataaaaattttcactaatatTCAAACCCCGCCCATATAATggctttaattttaatttttttttttgaatttttcaccaacTTTTTAGCTAGAAATTCACTGGCAAAACCCTTAAAAAAACCCTCAAAATTTACCATTTTCATTAAAGATTTCATGTTTCCGGtgataaaaattctcaaataagCCCCGCCCATATAAtggtttaattatttttttccacttttttaaagctaataTTCAGCTTCTAACTggtaaaaacctgaaaaaaacctcaaaatttacaattttcatcaaaaatttcaagtttctggaaataaaaattatcgacGAAGCCCCGCCCATATAATggctttaatttaaaaaaaaacttccactTTTTAGCTAGAAATTCACTGGAAAAAACCCTTCAAAAACAGttcataaaatatgattttcattaaaaatttcatgtttccggtgataaaaattttcacaataattttcaaacccCGCCCATATAAtggctttaaatttttttaaaattaaaaaaaaaatttttttgaatttttcaccaacTTTTTAGCTAGAAATTCACTGGCAAAACCCTTAAAAAACcctcaaaatttataattttcatgaaaattttcatgtttccgGTGATAAAAATTCTCAACCTAGCCCCGCCCCTTTAATGGCTTCACTTAAGCTTCTGCCTGACAAAATCAATGTACCTTCCAAACCTTCCAAACCCGCCGAACTTTCCGGCACAAGTGCGTTGGCGGGGCTTGCTGGTGGCCGCTGTGTAATATGTGGCTCAATGAGCACACACAGCAAGCAGGCTCTGTGTCGCCTGCTGTTGGTCACTTTTCACTCGTTCTTCCACCTTTTGTTCGCAATTTTTCCCCCAAATTTTACGTTATTCGATCgaaattttgagtaaaaaattgaaattttaatcaaaaaattccagtaatGGCGCCATCTCCAACTGCAGAACTTGAGGATCAAATTCTGGGAAGttagtggatttttttttcgtaaaaaattaaGGCAGGCatacctacgtgcctgcctaccgcctacgatcaaaaaaaaaacgatgaaaattccagaaatcgCAACACTTTTCGAAGAAACTCTGAGTAAGCAGCCACCGTCGAATATTGTCGAACTATGGAAGGAACACGTTGAAATTCGGCGGATTCTTAATGATGTTATCAGTATTCAGGCAAAACTTGGTGATACTGATGAGCGATTAGCTAATTCTAAGtgagaaattggagaaaatcggaaaaaaaaccccccGGGAAATGTGAACATTTCGTCTTAAATTACttctaatttggaaaaaaaaattgatgggaaAGCCATtgaatgggcggagcttaactGTTTTCAGATCATTTTTAAGATGAAACAGAtgcaaaaatatatcaaaaattaaattttttttgaatttttttaactactaaaaattgcaaaaaacaccaataaatttgaagaaaaaccttctaaaaatttctttacaaatatcaaaaaatactaaaaaatttaaaaataatgataaagaaatgcaaaaaaaaaaaatttcaaagaatttcaaagaatatcaaaaaagttttttttttttttttttttttttaatttttaaattttttttttataatttttttttagtgaaaaaatgccaatttaggccccgcccacaTATTGgcttagtttttaaaaatggaaaaaaatttttcaaaaaatactttaaaatttcaaatttttttaaccttaaaaattctttaaaaaaatcctaaaaattgcacaaattgcaaaaaatcctaaaaataaaaaaaaattcttttaaattcttttaaaagttcaataaattgcaaaaacaaaacctttaacattcaaaaaaaaattgcaaaaaaatctaaaaattgcaaaaaatcctacaaataaaaaaaaccttcaaaattcttttaaaaattcaaaaaattgcaaaaaattctaaaattttcaacaaaaaatcctttaaaattctaaaaaaaaattgcaaaaaaaaaatagaaaaaatgcaaaaaaaattctaaaatatttttaaaaattacaaaaaaatccaaaatttcagacgaGACGCGgattcaataaaaacatttcttgcGTGGGCGGATGGAGTTGGAATTGCTCGAAATAATGTGACAATTGGAAGTACAAAAACTGCTGGGCTGTCACTTCAGGCAACTGGGTACATTTTTCCATACAtatataatcaaaaaaatttttttcgatatttcgaaaatcgaaaaatcgaaacaaaaaattcaatttttaatcaacttttgttgataataaaattagaaaaaatatacttgttttttctaaaaattagaaaattgaccactatttaaattttgaaattttggtaatttctcctattgttagaaaaaaaaatcatacgttttctagagtttttcccgtaatttttgataattttagaaatatttttacttaatttttcgattttccctctttttttaatcgaaaaatgtttcgtttttacttttttctggaaaaatctaattttttaaaggattaatctcattttaatccttttttatATTCCATGAaagaaaccgaaaaatcaaaattttaaatcgaaaaaatttagtttttcaaattttcggttttctctgaaattttttttttcaaaatttgaaaaaaaaaatttgctttaagttttcgccatttttcttctttttagaagacattttttcatgtttccttatgttttttctcatcaatattACGGGTACACAATATTCAAAGAATGCGTATTgtacaacatatttgacgcgcgaaaTATGactatatctcgtagcgaaaactacagtaatccttaaaatgattactgtagctcttgtgtcgatttacgggctctgtggcatttgatttttattctattttccttcgttttttgtattactttctcatttttagcttaattttattatttcatcgatatataaatgattttaattaatttcaaaaatcgagcccgtaaaccGACACAAGCGATGTCTAGCTACAGTattcatttaaagaattactgtagttttcgctacgagatatagttatattttttgcgcgtcaaatatattgcacaatacgcattctcggaatttagtgttcccgtaatatgaACAACATTagattaaaaatcgaattttatcgtaattttctgaaaaatttttgcttcggtttcaaaaaaattgaaaaatcttaaaataatttttctaaaataaattgcaaagaaaccaaaatttccaattccagaccaggggtgtgcggcaaatctcaaaatttgccgagctcggcaaattcggcaaatttgccgtgcttaacaaactcggaaaatttgatactttttgatgttttttggagcaccaaaactactgaaatcTTAACActcatctggtttctgaataagttccgtgtagtatgtctgcttaagcatcaaaataacgcaattttgtgtcattttactaaatttttggcgaaaaaatcaatggttttagtcaaatttttgacgtgtgcggcaaatttcgaaatttgccgcacacccctgattccAGACCAATTCCAAAAAGTCATATAGTCGCTCGtgtttcctcatttttttttcttatcactaTAACCAAAATTCGGTTAAAAACAGAAGTTTATggtgattttctgatttttttttgattttttggtttttgaggttaaaaaaatcgaaaaatttttaaaccgtaaaaaagtgaaaaataattttaaaaaaatacttttttttaattacgaagagttgcaatttttccttaaaaaaaaggaaagaaaaaagaaatttaaaaattgttttttttttctgaaaaacattatgaaaaccttttgattttttatctaaaattaaattaaatttacacCGTTTTCatcaaagaattttttcacatttcagaCCAATTCCAAAAAGTCATATAGTCGCCCGTGTCCCCCGCCACGCAATGATCACTCTGGACCTCGCAAAAAAATCTTCACTTCTGAAAAAAGCCTTCGAAAAAGATCCGATAGTCGGTGGAATGGATAATGTCGGTCTCGCACTGTTCCTCGCATGTCAATGGATTCAAAATGAGAAATCAAAATGGAAATCATACATTTCAATTCTTCCAACAACATTTCCCACACCACTTTTCTACTCGGAAGAGCAACTTCTCCAGTTGAAGCCATCACCGATATTCGAAGAAGCTATCCTGTTCTATAGAACAATTTCTCGGCAGTTCTGCTATTTTTTGTTGGCCATCGCGAAGAACAAGATCTACGAAGCGGCACAGAGACGAAAAGATGCACGGAATGCGATGGAAACTCCGATTTTCTATAATGTTCCGTTTAACGTCGCGAATTTCACGCCGAAGCTGTATTTCTGGGCGGTTGGAGTTGTGACGACAAGAGTTAATATGGTTCCAAGTGAAAATCAAGTTGGAGAAGATGGAAATCCGGTTATTGTAAgggaatattgatttttaaaaagtactaaattttttaaattggacattttcaaaataaattaaaaaatctttgaaaaatctcgatttttttcatttttctgaaaaaattgacacaaaaagttccgaaaattttaataaacaatttttttttttgggtttaatctgaaaattccctcattttttgcttttttaaaatacattttcatcaaaattttgatccttttgatgaaaatgtgaaaattttcgtaattttccaattttttttcagaaaaaattcaaattttcgtaattttctaacttttttcacaaacattccaaattttcgtacttttttgtttaaaaaatccttaaattttggcgattttctttaattttttcgtaaaaattcactttttcgaatatttaggccagaaaaaattgaaaaatgaaataaacaaatataatttaattttaactagaaaaaaccgaaaaaaaaaactgattgatttttattaggaaatcaattaatttctATAATTATGAAGAATgataaaatttcttttttttttcagttttcaaaaaaaacattttcgcaGAAATTCTTGCTTTTACGacttttcttcagaaaaattgatactttttgtattttttaccgttaaaataacgaaaaaaaattgcaaaaaaaactccaaaatctctaaatcaattttttttttcgttatttctgtttttttctttacaaaaattaaagtttatttGATAAGTCAATAATTTCGATgctatttttctcaaaattgtttcaaaatttaaaagttagaaagaaaattcaaattttttttttcaaaattaaaaaaaattcgattttcgaaaaaaaatctaataaaaagtgtttttttttcagattccagcATTAATCCCAGTGCTAGATATGGCGAATCACGAAAATGTGCTCACAGATGTGCTCACTGAGCCAATTGAAGATCTTGTATGCTATTCACCAGAAGAAGAATGTGCAGTTATAACAAGTCATTGTGATGTAAAAGCTGGAAATGAAGTTACAATATTTTATGGATGCCGTAGTAAAGGAGAACATTTACTTCATAATGGATTCGTACCAATTTATCACGGAAAATTCGACgttttaaagctgaaaattggaattccgAAGACTGATAAGACGTTGGATgcgaagaaaaaattgattcagaaatttgtgaaaaaagtcTATTGTGctggaaatattttccatGTTGATCTTTATAATGTGAGTTTTGTACCGATTTTCGGAACGGCggtcgaaaaattaaaatataaaattttttttttttttttcagtgtaaaaatatgcgaatttctctaaaaatccgcttttgttaattgaaaattcaagaattttagagaaatttgaattttttatagtagaaattgaaaaagttagatttgaaaaaaattcgaactttaaatataagaaaatttgtatataaaaaaccaatttttaaaataaaataaaattttgagctgcaaaattccagaaattagttactttttaattgaaaatttatcaattttcaatttttagttagaaattttgatattttttgaatttttctagttgaattggaaagaaatttataaaaatttaaaaatttcccgattaaaaaagttattatttgtgctaaaaaataaaatatttaaaatcagaatttcagatggaaaattttatttttggtgaaaaatccactttttcgaatatttaggcctaaaaaattgtaaaattaaattaacaaatgtgtgtgtgttttttttttaatttttttaatcttcaaatttgtaaaaatttgatttttaaaaaatcgtctttttttgaattttttagtattgaaaaaagcaaaaaaaaaaaattttttttgagtttttacattttttctagCCTAAATATTTGACaaagtggatttttttaacggaaaaattgaagaatctAACGAAATTTgaggaactttttgaaaataattttttgataatttttaaatttttagcaaaaaaatcaggatattttcaaattaaattcaaagttttacttttaaacaagtaaaattttcggaattaaaaaaaaaatacttttttgaaaaatctaataatgtttacttttcgtcaaatttttgaatttcaatatttcaaattgaaatactatttttttccaaaatttttacatcaacaataaataattctaaacctgaaaaaaatctcaatgaaattagaattttccaaaagattactgtagtttgactTACAGTACCACGAACAACCATTCCCACTGGATCTTCTAATGTTCGCAGCGATTTTCGTCTCCACAACACCCACCGAAGAAGCCGTTTCAGCACCGGAAAACCGTAAAAAAggattggaatttttgaaaactcgctTTTCACTGCTCAAAAGATCTTATGAATCGTCATTTGATGCATCAAAACTCAAAGAAATTGGAATTGATGGAGATTCGGCTCGCCTAAAGTCTGCGGAGCTCGATATTCTACAATTGGCTCTGAATTACTGTGAAACGCTggaaaaacaataattataGGCCTCTTTGGggattttgttgaattttttgatttttttgattgattttattgattttatttacaaaGGGCTTctaggctcaggcttaaaAACtcgcctacctgcctacctacagGCAGAAAATGTGCT
The nucleotide sequence above comes from Caenorhabditis elegans chromosome III. Encoded proteins:
- the set-27 gene encoding protein-histidine N-methyltransferase (Confirmed by transcript evidence), translating into MAPSPTAELEDQILGKIATLFEETLSKQPPSNIVELWKEHVEIRRILNDVISIQAKLGDTDERLANSKRDADSIKTFLAWADGVGIARNNVTIGSTKTAGLSLQATGPIPKSHIVARVPRHAMITLDLAKKSSLLKKAFEKDPIVGGMDNVGLALFLACQWIQNEKSKWKSYISILPTTFPTPLFYSEEQLLQLKPSPIFEEAILFYRTISRQFCYFLLAIAKNKIYEAAQRRKDARNAMETPIFYNVPFNVANFTPKLYFWAVGVVTTRVNMVPSENQVGEDGNPVIIPALIPVLDMANHENVLTDVLTEPIEDLVCYSPEEECAVITSHCDVKAGNEVTIFYGCRSKGEHLLHNGFVPIYHGKFDVLKLKIGIPKTDKTLDAKKKLIQKFVKKVYCAGNIFHVDLYNYHEQPFPLDLLMFAAIFVSTTPTEEAVSAPENRKKGLEFLKTRFSLLKRSYESSFDASKLKEIGIDGDSARLKSAELDILQLALNYCETLEKQ